ATTCCTATGACTCCAACGAACAACGTAAATAAAACTAATACAAGCATCGGAAATAACATAGTATTGTCTGACTCATGGGGATATGAGAAAGTGCTTTTAGTGCCAAAACGAGTAATACTAATAAAAGGCTGCACCGTGCTTCTTACATTTTCATTACTATTTTCATTACTATTAATTCGATATGTGTttaaaaaataagttttttcattgtttttcgtcgttaataaatataataaacgcaaattttttttaataatttcggGTCCTTCTTTATCTTTACCCCATAGAGACATTGAATAGAACGAACTACTTTTTTTGCCACTGTAAGTTTGAAAATAAACGTTTAAATGTCCTTCAAAAGCAAGTAAATAGATCCGAAACATATAAAATGCAGTTAATCCTGCTGTGGACCAAGCTATTATTGCAAAAATAGGTGAATACAACCAACTATCATTAAGAATTTCATCTTTGGACCAAAAACAAGCAAGGGGTGGAATACCAGAAAGAGAAAGTGTACCCAATAAAAAAGCAGTTTTTGTAATTGGTACATGTTTTCTTAAACCGCCCATAAGAACCATATTCTGACTTTTATCTGGAGAATATCCAACAATAGCTTCCATCGCATGAATAATTGATCCAGATCCTAAGAACAACAATGCCTTCGAATAAGCATGAGTAATCAAATGAAATAAAGCAGCTCGATAAGACCCCATACCTAGAGCTAACATCATATAACCCAATTGAGACATTGTAGAATAAGCTAAGCTTTTCTTAATATCTTTTTGAGCAAGAGCTAAAGTGGCTCCTAAAAATAATGTTATTATACCTATCAAAGCTATTAGATTTAGAATGTAAGGTATAACTATGAAAAGAGGAAGAAGCCGAGCTACAAGAAAAATTCCTGCTGCTACCATAGTAGCGGCATGTATAAGAGCCGAAATGGGGGTAGGCCCTTCCATGGCATCAGGTAACCATACATGAAGGGGAAATTGGGCGGATTTAGCAACAGCGCCGGCAAATAATAGGGAGGCGCATaaagtaacaaataaaaaattaacttCATTATTATAAACCAAGTTATTGAATATTTCAAACAAATCCCGAAATTCGAAACTACCTGTTATccaataaaaacccaaaattcctAATAATAAACCAAAATCCCCAACACGATTAGTTACAAACGCTTTTTGACAAGCATTCGCGGCACTGGGTCGTGTGAACCAAAAACCTATTAATAGATAAGAACACACTCCAACTAATTcccaaaaaatataaatttgtatCAAATTAGAACTAGTAACTAATCCCAACATTGAAGTATTGGAAAAACTCATATAAGCAAAAAATCTCAAATATCCCTGATCATGAGACATATAATTGTCACTATAAATAAGAACCATAATTCCAACAGTAGTGATTAATATCGACATAATAGAAGTAAGTGGATCAACCAAGCAGCCAAATTCTAAAGAAAAATCATTATTGATGGTCCAAGACCATACATATTGATAGACagaattattatttatttgctGAATAGAAAAAAGGGCTGAAAAAACCATAACTATACTTAATAATAAAACACTAGGAAAAGCCCACATACGGCGAAGATTTTTTGTTGCCGTTGGAAAAAGTAGAAGTCCTGTTCCAATTAAGATAGGAACTGGAAGTGGAATGAAAGGTATAATCCATGAATATTGATATGTatattccataaaaaaaaaaaaaaaaaattatcttaattaaTTGTTTCTGAGTCACCGgttcttatttcttttcttttgaaagGGGTcggttaataaaaaaaaaattaagatatataaaataaaacttaaatagaaTTTTCTAGCCTTAATTATTCTGAATCTTTCCAAACTACTTCAAATATTTAAAATCAAGAGGTTATAATTGGTCAAATGATATAAATAAGTCACTAGTGAAAAATAAATAcgtatttaattttattaatactGAATTGTTAatattaaattcaaatttttaaataaaattttatgaagataaaaaatgaaaattagaattttcattttaattattacgtattacaataatttttttatatctatAGAACAAGGATAAATAATTATACCAAAAACAGTATTTGATATGAATCATAAAGCCCATAACTAAAACTATTTATTGTAATTCGGTTATTTAGAATCATTAACCAATTTGTTTTGTAACTAATTGTTTGTCTTCCATTACAATAAAAGCTATTTGTAGGAAATGCTATGATATCCAACACTTTAATTTTACGGAAAAAAAAGGGGGCAAATAAAATGCCtttaaattatgtattttgtaTCCTTTAACAGATTAACTACTAGTCTCATTtgataattaaaattttgtggACTCTTTCTTCGAGCTTGaccaattaaattaatattaaattaattaatataataaaaaaaattattaaagtttttttttattaagcgGGAGAAGGATTGGGTTATTAAACTTTTCGATTTTTTTATTACATGTATAAATGTAACATGacgaaaatagaaagaaaacgaaacggacaatctttttttttttttttatcaacttcAATCTATTTGGCATAGTGTACCTTATCGttcttattaatattttatgtgatttttacccccccccctttttttttttggagtctAATTTAGAGAAAAAATAGATAGAGAATAGTAAAGAAcaattaattttgaacaatagATGTCTTTCACATCCAACCGAAAAACCTATTATAACTTTTTAATGGCAGTTCCAAAAAAGCGCACCTCTATTTCAAAAAAACGTATTCGTAAAAATATTTGGAAAAGGAAGGGATATAGGGCAGCATTGAAAGCTTTTTCGTTAGCGAAATCTCTTTCTACCGGGAGTTCTAAAAGTTTTTTTtgtgtaacaaataaataatctgAATCGTTCTAATAACTAATAAAGTGATATAATTTTGTTTATAGTTTATTTATAAGttataaaaatgataaataatatttatcaattataattaatattaacaTCATAATAGTAAAAGaataaatattaatatataagataaattaaaatataaacaatatacattaaaaataaaataaataaaaaagaatttgaattAGTCTCATAATGTTTTAATTTAAAcgaatataaaattgaatttgTTTTACTTAAATTTGAAGCCAAATTTTTCTTTCGTTTCTGATATAGATAAGAATTCTGTTGTCTACTGAATTCTAAAAATGAATGGTacttttttgtttgaaaaaaggGTAAACGCAAGCGCAAGGTTTCGCCTTTCATTTTAGTATGTTTTATCATTTTCCGGATGGGGATTATCACTTTCCCCATCGCCCTTACTcaataataaaaagaatttttttttagttatatttttgattttatattataaagaAGAGGTCGTTGAAACTAATTGATTAAgtttaaaatgtttttttataatCTTTTAAACCATTATTTTGGGTTTTAGAAATTATTATCACTATATAAATTCCTTAAACccaattaaattaataaaagccCCGTTTACATTTTTAGGTAGTTATATGACGAATGCGCCAATTTTGAGTGATCTATTTTAGATCCTATGTTTCGATTGGAAGATCGATCaagatataatatatatatattaattaaaaaatttagaaaatattTTGAAGTACGGTACAATTTCTAtacgaaatttttttatatgattGATACGACCATCCCAAATACCTAACTTAATGGGTTTGCTAAATCTTAACGCAAATTCTCTACACAACAAAAAATCCTAACGCAACCTAACTATGCAAATATTTACATAAATCTTTTGAGTGTATCGCTGAAATTGTGTTATATAAAAATtcgatttttttattaatcgataaaatgaattttttattttagattaataaaataaatgataaaagaaattaatcatTAAAAAATGCAAACGAGGCAGaacattttttttacttatatCCAGGGATTGAAGTAAAAATTATCTAGTTACAACTGTTCCATTTTAGTTTTAGGAGAGCATAAAGTAATAGCCTACGAAAAAATACATTGTTAGTTcagttaaatttaaataaaattgacATCCTAAAATactaaataactaaataaaaagataataataagaaaaataaatattattaacgTTAACGAAAACGTTTTAATCCCTAATTTTTAAACAAGTTTTTATTCATCAATTTGAAtggtttcctaaaaaaaaatattggattGAATTAACTCCTTCAAGCTCGACGATTGAATAAAAATAGGTTATTATGATTT
The nucleotide sequence above comes from Malus sylvestris chromosome 16, drMalSylv7.2, whole genome shotgun sequence. Encoded proteins:
- the LOC126606212 gene encoding NAD(P)H-quinone oxidoreductase subunit 5, chloroplastic-like, with amino-acid sequence MEYTYQYSWIIPFIPLPVPILIGTGLLLFPTATKNLRRMWAFPSVLLLSIVMVFSALFSIQQINNNSVYQYVWSWTINNDFSLEFGCLVDPLTSIMSILITTVGIMVLIYSDNYMSHDQGYLRFFAYMSFSNTSMLGLVTSSNLIQIYIFWELVGVCSYLLIGFWFTRPSAANACQKAFVTNRVGDFGLLLGILGFYWITGSFEFRDLFEIFNNLVYNNEVNFLFVTLCASLLFAGAVAKSAQFPLHVWLPDAMEGPTPISALIHAATMVAAGIFLVARLLPLFIVIPYILNLIALIGIITLFLGATLALAQKDIKKSLAYSTMSQLGYMMLALGMGSYRAALFHLITHAYSKALLFLGSGSIIHAMEAIVGYSPDKSQNMVLMGGLRKHVPITKTAFLLGTLSLSGIPPLACFWSKDEILNDSWLYSPIFAIIAWSTAGLTAFYMFRIYLLAFEGHLNVYFQTYSGKKSSSFYSMSLWGKDKEGPEIIKKNLRLLYLLTTKNNEKTYFLNTYRINSNENSNENVRSTVQPFISITRFGTKSTFSYPHESDNTMLFPMLVLVLFTLFVGVIGIPFFNQEGIDLDILSKLLSSSINLLHQNKKNSVDWYEFITNAIFSVSIASFGILISSFLYKPVYSSLQNLNLFNSFVNSVPNKMKILGDKIINVIYDWSYNRGYIDGFYVLFLTKGIRRLAELTHFFDRRVIDGITNGVGIASFFVGEGIKYVGGGRISSYLLVYVSYVFIFLLIFSFF